TGCCTGTGGCTCCCAGCTATCaagtaacattttcaaaatcttaatttattttcatattagaGCTACCTTTTTACAGGGTAGGGAAGGAGGAAACTTGCATTAACAGTGTTGGATCTCCCAGCCTCTGTCCAAAAGAGATTGCTGTCTGGAATGGAACAGAAGACAGGGTGATCTCAGTCCGTGGACCTCAAATAAACTATTGTGGGCAGAGTAAGCAGCAGTATCGGGTCATCTGCCCTCCACCAGTATCCAGGAGAAATGTTCTCCTTTGTTTTGTCAGACAGATAGCAGAGTGAAGGAGAAGTGTGAAGCATGAGGATGATGATGTTCACAGGAACATTCACCCAGGTGCGAAGAGAGATGCAAAAAGAAGCTCAGCTTCCAAATCagagtgctgtgggagagaGAGTCAAAGCCCTTACTAAAGTCAGAGCTGTTCTTCATCATCTGCATAGCCATCATTTTGTTGCAAAAGACAGTTGGGTTGGTCAAACAGTATCTGGCTTTGCTATATTTGTGTTCATGGTTTGttcctgtccttcctgtgtttggAAATTAATCCCAAGAGGAAATAACCCTGCTGTCTTTCCCAGCACTGAGGTTGGGCTGAGTGATTGATAGttccccaggtccttttccttgcctttcttaAAAATGAGCAGAGGCAACCTAGTGCTGGCACTAGGTTGTACCCCGACCTCTGCATGTACCCACCCAGGTCGGGGTACATCACTGCGTTGACTCCTTGCTCCCTCAGGAGACCCCTGTATTCCCTGAGCTTCCTATGGGTCCTGCTTTTAACTTACAGACCCAGCACACGTTCCTGCAGAGTTGCACATTGAGAGCAAGCGTGTGTTGGTGAGCTTCCAGAATGGAGGAGGAGATGAAACAGCTGAGAAGTAATCCTagtaatgaaagaaaagaaaaaagggagaataaGAAATTATCAACTGCTAGATGAGAAGGCATAGGAAGGGAAAGGGCAGGACTGTGCCCGAGGAGGTGAGGTTGTGATCAGCACAGGCAACTTGGCAGCAAAGGGAGCTCTGCTCGAGGAAGGCTGGAATGAGCTGAAGGGCCACTCAGTCTATGGGAAAGTTGGACCAGGAAGACAGTTGAAGACAGCAAGAGTTAGGGAACGTACTGGGGTGAGGAAGGACTGGTGAGGCTGCTGAGGATGCTTTTatgataaaaagaaatgaagggagaaaagaggTGGCAGTGTGAAGAAGTGGTAATCACCAGGTGCCTCAGATGCAAGGAGAGGGGAGTGGAGTAGGAGGTGATGAATTGCGTGACAGGAAGACTGGCCAGGCTGTGTCAGTTGGGActgctaaatattttgtttctgattgGTAGGTGACAAATTAAATCGCCGCAATGCCACCACTGGGGAGTATGCCCAGGCCTGTGTTCAGGTAGCCAGGGATTGTGGGACAGATGTACTTGACCTCTGGACACTGATGCAAAAAAATCAGGTATGATGTCACAAAAAATACTTCGTCATGATTTGTGAAATGCATCATTTAGCACGGGGATGGGCCATAGTCCTGCATTATTACTGAAAGGATACAAAATGTACCCATATTAccctggggaaggaaaaaaataatccagaatgCTTCATAGTGGGCTACAAGAAATAAAGCATAATACAACCTGGCCATTATCTTTGGTTAGCAAATGTCCCCTGGGTGTGTTTCCTTTGacttagaatcatggaatagttgGGTCAGAAGGGGCCTCTGGAAGCACCTGATcccacctgctgcactgcaCTGGGCTAAATCTAAAGTTAGATCAGGCTGCATGAGTACCTTGCTGATGGTTCTAACCAAATACCCAAACTTGTCCATGTGACAGACATTGCAGACTTTTCCCATAAGCAGGTAACTCCAGTTTGGACACTGaatcttttctctctcctgcactCCTGACCCAGTATTTACATTGCATCACTTAATCCCATCATCTTTTCCTGATCACAGCAGTGACTCTGGCCACCAGAACATTCTCTTCATGTTTTAATACAaatggtgaaaaataaaaccatttggCTTTGAAGTACTTACTTAACAATTACTCAAGACCTTCTGTTTGCAACTAGCAAATACATTAATCCATGGCTGTAACTTCCCCTGTAGGATTTCTCCTCATATTTGTCTGATGGGCTCCATTTATCAACAAAAGGCAACAGCTTTGTGGCAGCACAGCTTTGGTcacacctggaaaaaaaactgtCTGCTCTTCCTTCACTGCTTCCTTACTGGCGTGATGTGGACCATTCCAACCCTGAGGCCAGTCTGCTGTGAGGtcccctgcagccaggagctgaagCAGCCAGGCCTGACAAGGCCCATCTGTTCACAAACAGCCCGTGTCCAGCATGGAGGTGCAAACAGCACCTTGGTGGGGAACGGGGCCGGGGGGAGGTACCACACCCTCTGGATACCCCTCTGTGTCCCCTTCTCTTGCTCTGTGGGAGAATAAAGAGGAGGCCACTCAGGGTGTGTCTTGGGGTGGTTTGTCTGCATGCTGCTTGTGCTGGTGGTCTGAACATCTGTGGGGATGAGCAGCTCTTTCCCTGGAAGACTCAGAGGAAGACAAGAGTCTCAGCTGCCCTGAGGAGTTTGTGACTTAGGTGAGCCTTGGGGACTGCACCTTGATTAGTACCGTCTGGCTTTAAACACCCAGGAGCTGATACAGGGCAGTAGTGTGGAGTTTGTCAAAAGCCGTTTGTGTCAGTCCATATTGATTTATTTGGCTGTAATACAGCAGTCAGAACAGCAGTCTGCACTGCAGTGAGGCCTTTGGCAGCGATCCATTGTAGTTCAGAGCAGGAATTTTAAAGTTCCACTTGTTttggcaacagcagcagcttcttgcGTAAATTTTTGGGGttggttggactagatggacttcagaggttccttccaacccaaagcattttgtgttttttagAAGAGCAATGGTTTGGGGCAGCATAAAACTGGTGAAGCACACGCTGGTGTTGAGAAGCTTGGATCTTGAAGAAACTACTAGAAGGGGCCTGCATCTGCTGGCAAAGCTGTGCCACATGTAATTTGCCACCAGACTGAGGAGACAGGTCAAGTGAGTCAGCCTTCAACTAATTTAACAACTAACATAACAGACAAGTTCTGCATACTGTTCTGCTCAGGACCTGGCCTTGCAGAAGCAGTTTCAGAGGGGAGCAAGGAGAAACAACTGGCTCACATCCAGCTTTTAACTCCAGGTTTGACACATGGAGAACTGAGACCTCTTCTAAAAGGACTGCACAGGAACAGCacttgtttggctttttttttttttttaaatataaaaatgttttattgtatTGGGAATTAAATTAACTCCTCACACACATACTTTGCACtgaatcaaaaaaaaaaaaaaaaagaaaacccaaacaacaaaaaaacccaaacaaagtTCAAAACCAGTATATAAAACACAATAGCTAGTCAGATAGGAATACCATAAGGCACACATTCAAGTATTAGTGTAACAAGTATCCTTGAGTggggaggagagctgggaacTCCTGCAATCCTTTCAGCACAGGTTTGGATCCTCTTCCTCACACAGAAAACACCCAGGCTTCCCGCAGCTGCAGTTCCCCTGTGGCTGAGCTCAGGCTTGTAACAGTTAAAATGGTTCCACCATTGGTCACATTTTATGTCAGTTTTATCAACAGATTATGAAGGGAGAAAACTGATACAGAATTAAGATGCTGCTTTACTATCACAACAATTGCTCTGTGACTCCACTGTGTCAGTCCATCTGCTAAGCTACAACCCTCCTGTACCAGTCCCAGGTCACCCTACAGACCTCCAGCTCACAGGACACCATCCAATTACCAACTTTTAACATCACATTGTACTAACACCTGTGTGGAAAGTTAAATTATTGAACTCTCTCCTCCTTATACTTGCCCTGTAAGTTTaacaaaagtttttttttttaattgaattcatgatcattttttaaacaaatgccCCCTGCTGCAGTGGAGTGAATTCCCCTTCCCCcatttatttctgcagtagGAGCTTCCAAAGGCCACACAGACCCTGAAAAACTGAGGCTCAGCTCTTTGAACATCTCAACAATAGTGTTAACCTATTTCAAAATAACCTGTGGAGAAACATTTTTGCACTGAAACAACTACTGTAAACAGCTGGTTAAAATGGTTGTCAACCACAAATTACTTCTCCACTTAACTTCTTTCCCTTGCCAGATACCTGCAACACACAAACCTCTTAATGAGGAGTGGGAACTCCCAACAAAAGCCTCTCTCTGCAATGGAGACACGAAGACAAGACAACCTCACTGCTAGAGGCAGGAGAGCTTCACACTAAAGGAAGGTACAAGGTTTAACAGCCTCTGTATGaccctttttatttatttagaagcTGTGTATCTTAAGCTTCTTGATTCTGATTATGCATCTTCATTTAATGCTGTGGactatatttttcctcttttcattaaTCATTTGGTTCTCAAGGCATCTGCTTAGACTTTTGTTTCTATGTACCTTAAATTGCTAAACGATCTCCTCTATACGGAACACActgcagtgttttcattttgtttttaaaagccccTTAATATTGCCTATCAGTGCTGTCAGActacaaaatattaaattataaaaaaggCTGATATACACACTCCAATATCCAGCAGGATATTCGGTTTTGCACCACAGGTTGAAGGAAATGTTAAAGGTCaaggaaatagaaaaacaaatccaaaaagctttaaaaacaagccATTTTTAGTttggattttcctttttaaaagatataatgctctaataaatgtaatttaaggAAGGTCATACACATGACCAGCATCTGCAGTAGGTCACTTCCTTATTTCTCCCACTCCctcacaaaaatatatatacatatatttatatttatagaaATGAAATGGTTTTAGATCCTTATTTTGCAGACACAAGTCATACACATTCAGAAGGCAGCAAGACACTAGcattctgtttctttgctgtccACCCGGTTCTGGCGCTGTAGTTTAAAGGATGAAGCTTTCTCACTCCTAATGACAGGATGGTCTGTCAAGTCCTCAAAAGATTTGGCGGCCGAGCTGCTGTTTGGGAAAGGGTCCTTCTCAAACCCGTCCTCATCGATGTGAGAGTCAGTGCTGGGGTCCTCCTGGATGGTGTCCATCCTCTGGTGGTCCTGCTTGGGCGcggcggcggtggcggcgggCACggctgccaggggctgcagcGGCTGGTGCCGGCTGGTCGACTGCGCCGCGGGGAAGGGCTTGATGATGCGCACGGAGGCAGAGTCCAGGCTGCTGAGCATCTCCACGTTCTGCAAGACAAAAGCAGCCATTGCAGTGGGACAAGCAACCGAGATCTAATGCAGGGTTCGGATTTTGCGCTGTTTACAAACGGGCAATGGACACCTCCCGAGGAGCACCTGCACTTGTCAGAACTGCCTGAAGGCTCCTGCTTCCTCCCCTCCGCTCCCAGCAGTGCCGCGCCGACCGGCCTTCGTGCTGCCACAGGCCACCCTGCCCTAGCCAGGCTGGACCCACTGGACTGCTTAGAAAAGGAGTCAGATGGTGGGTTTTACATTAGATTTATGCTTAACTTAAGAGCAAGGTAACATCCAACAGAAGTACTGTGCTGGTTTTTTCTCAAGAAATCCAGCTAGGCTAAGCACTAAAGGCAGAAAGGCCTGTTTatctctgcttcttccttttccatttaaaacacCACAGGTGACAACCTCACTggaacagagctggcagctcagccccacctCCCCTGGGGCCCAGCACTGCTTTGGCAAAGCCTGGGCTGGAAATGCAGCTTATTCCACTCTTCAACCTGAAGACTTCCCTGTTTCATGTGCAAGAAGCTGCACTGAACACAGGGATTGGGAGTAAAGTGCTGTTTTATTAAAACCTCCCAAGGGTGTTTGTGGTCCCTCCTCCTACCGCACAGAG
The Apus apus isolate bApuApu2 chromosome 3, bApuApu2.pri.cur, whole genome shotgun sequence genome window above contains:
- the IAH1 gene encoding isoamyl acetate-hydrolyzing esterase 1 homolog isoform X3, with the protein product MIQYLKSVDITEDRIILITPPPLQESAWEKECLAKGDKLNRRNATTGEYAQACVQVARDCGTDVLDLWTLMQKNQDFSSYLSDGLHLSTKGNSFVAAQLWSHLEKKLSALPSLLPYWRDVDHSNPEASLL